The window GGCAAGGAGCACGGCTTCCGGGTCATCCCGCTGGTGCGGCAGTCCTGCCCGACGTTCGTCGAGGAGCGCGACGGTCTCTTCGAGCCGGACTGCGCCCTGTTCAACGAGCAGGTCATCGACCGCCTCGCGGAGGCGCGGCCGGAGCTGGTCATCTCGACGACGACGCGCCCCTTCCTGGAGTCCGGTGACTTCCAGGAGGGCGTCCCGGAGTCCTACCTCACGTTCTGGGACTTCCTCGCCGAGGAGCGCATCCCCTTCGTCGGTCTGCGCGACAACCCGTGGAAGTTCCTCCCGGACGGCTCCGACGAGTCGATCCCGTTCTGTCTCCGCGTGGCCGAGGACCCGGCGCACTGCGGCGTGGTGGAGGAGGACTTCTACCGGCCGGTCGATCCCGCGGCGGCGTACCTGGCGGACATCCCCACGGCCCGCGCCGTGGACACCTCGTCGTGGTACTGCACGGACGGGTTCTGCCCGGCGGTGATCGGCAACATCCTCGTGTACCGCGACGGCAACCACCTCAGCCTCGCGTACCTCAACTCCCTGGTGCCCCAGGTGTGGGCGGAGATCGGGGAGTTCCTCTAGGAACGCCAGAAGGCGCTGGCGTCGAGCCCGAAGCGGTACAGGGCCCGGCGCACGGTCGGCAGGCTCAGTCCGATCACCGAGGACGGGTCCCCCTCGATCCGGTCGATGAACCAGCCGCCGAGGGCCTCCAGGGTGAAGGCACCGGCGCACTGCCAGGGCTCACCCGAGGCGGCGTAGGCGCGGATGTCGGCCTCCGAGGCTGCGGCGAAGTGCACGGTCGTGGAGGTCGTCTCCACGAACTCCTCACCCCGGTGGACGATGCAGTGGCCGGTGAGCAGCTGCGCCACCTTGCCGGCCTGCTCGCGCCAGCGCTCGACGGTGGCCTCCTCGGTGTGGGGTTTGCCCTGCAGGCGGCCGTCGAGAAGCAGCATGGAGTCGCCGCCGATGACCACGTCCCCGTGGAACTGCCCGGCGACGGCGTGGGCCTTGGCGCGGGCCAGGGCCGCGACGGCGTCGGCGGGGGAGGCGTCCTGCAGGGACGCCAAGAGGGCGTCCTCGTCGACGTCCGCGGGCTGGATGACGGGGTCGACACCGGCGTTGGCCAGGATCATCCGCCGCGACGGGGACGAGGACGCGAGAACGATCCGCATCAGTAGAAGGTGACGTTGCGGAACGCGTTCGGGTTGTAGAGCGTGGTGCGCTGCAGGCGGTCCTCCGGGCGGCCCCAGAGGTTGCGCTCGCCGGACTCCTCGTCCGGGCGCTTCTTGGCCAGGGCGGTGAGCACTGCGGTGAGGGCAGCGAGCTCGGTGGCGTCCGGGTTGCCCTTGAGCACGCGGAACAGCGGCTTGGCGGCGGTGGTGGTGGTCACGATCGGCTCCTTAGAGGGGGATGTTTCCGTGCTTCTTCGGCAGGGTCTGGATCACCTTGCGGTCCAGCAGGCGCAGACCCTCGATGAGCTGCGGACGGGTGGTGGACGGCTCGATGACCGCGTCCACCAGGCTGCGCTCCGCGGCGAGGTAGGGGTTGATGTGGTTGTCGGCGTAGGCCTGCTCGTCGATCTTCCCGTCGAGGGCGGCCACGGCGGCCGGAGCCTCGGTGACGGCGATCTCCGCGGTCGGCCACGCGAAGACGAGGTCGGCGCCCAGGTCCTTCGACCCCATCAGGACATACGACGGGCCGATGGCCTTCCGGGTGATGACGGTGACCTTGCCGACGGTCGCCTCGGCGTAAGCGTATGCCAGCTTGGCACCCCGGCGCAGCACTCCGGCGTGCTCCTGGTCCTCACCCGGCAGGAAACCGGGGGAGTCGACGAACTCGACGATCGGGATGTTGAAGGCGTCGCAGGTGCGGATGAAGCGGGCGGCCTTCTCCGCGGAGGCGGAGTCGAGACAGCCGGCGAGGTCGGTCGGCTGGTTGGCGACCACACCCACCGCGCGGCCCTCGACGCGGGCCAGCGCGGTGATGATGTTGGGCGCGTACCCGGCCTGCAGCTCCAGGAGCTCGCCCTTGTCGACGATCCGGCGCACGACCTCGTGCATGTCGTAGGTGTGGGCGTCGGAGTCGGGGATGAGGGAGTCGAGCTCGCGGTCGGTGTCGTTGACCTCCAGGGAGGTCTCGGTCTCCGGGCGCGGGGCCTCGGCGCGGTTGTTCGACGGCAGGTGGCCGACCACGTCCCGCACCAGGGAGAGCGCCTCGAGGTCGGTGGGGGCCGTGAGGTGCGCGGTACCGGAGGTGGAGGCGTGCACGGCGGCGGAGCCCAGGGACTCCGGCGTGGCGGCCTGCCCGGTGACCTTCTCCACCACGTCGGTGGCGGCCAGGTGCAGCGAACCGCCGTCCTCGACCATGACGACGACGTCGGCGAAGACCGGTGGGAGGGCGTGCATGCCCTCGGTGTGGCCGGTGATCACGGAGATCTGCGGGATGAGACCCGAGGCGGTCGTGGCGCGGGACAGGATCCTCGAGTACATCGACAGGGTGACGATGCCCTCGGCGACACGCGGACCCGCGCCCTCGTGGATGCCGATGACCGGCACGCCGGTCTTGATGGCCAGGTCGTAGACCTTGATGATCTTCTCGCCGTACACCTCACCCAGGGCGCCGTCGAACACGGTGGAGTCCTGCGAGAAGACGCAGACCTTCCGGCCGTTGACCGTACCGTAACCGGTGACGACACCGTCGGTCAGCGGGCGCTCGGCGTCGAGGCCGAACTGGGTGGAACGGTGGCGTGCGAGGGCGTCGGTCTCGACGAACGAGGCGTCGTCGAGGAGTGCCAGCACACGCTCGCGTGCGGTGGCCCGACCGGAGGCGTGGGTCGCCTCGACGGCGTCGGTCCCCACCGGGGCCTCGGCCTCCGCCAGGCGGGCACGCAGGTCGGCGAGCCTTCCGGCGGTGGTCGTGAGATCAGGGGAGGTGGAAGTCATGGTCCTCTAGTCTAGACGGCTACGCCCCGCCCACGACACTTCAGGCGCAGGCGGGGCGTACGGGGCCGGTTTACAGCGGGATGTTGCCGTGCTTGCGGGCCGGGCGGGACACGTTCTTGTCCTTGTACAGGCGCAGGTTGCGGGCGATCATGCCGCGGGTCTCGGACGGCAGGATGACCGCGTCGATGAGACCGCGCTCGGCGGCCTTGTACGGGTTGAGCATGTGGTCCTCGTACTCGCGCTCGAAGGACTTCGCCAGCTCGACGACGTCGAGGCCCTTGTCGGTGGCCTCCTTGAGCTCCTTGCGGTAGATGAAGCCGACGGCGCCGGCGGCACCCATGACGGCGATCTGGGCGGTCGGCCACGCCAGGTTGACGTCCGCGCCCAGGCCCTTGGAGCCCATGACGCAGTACGCGCCGCCGTAGGCCTTGCGCATGGTGACGGTGATCTTCGGGACGGTGGCCTCACCGTAGGCGTAGAGCAGCTTCGCGCCACGACGGAGGATGCCGCCGTACTCCTGGCCGGCGCCGGGGAGGAAGCCCGGGACGTCGACAAGCAGGACGATGGGGATGTTGAAGGCGTCGCAGGTGCGGATGAAGCGGGCGGCCTTCTCGGAGGAGTCGATGTCGAGGCAGCCGGCGTAGACGGACGGCTGGTTGGCGACGAAGCCCACCGACTGGCCCTCGATGCGGCCGAAGGCGATGACGACGTTCTCGGCGCGCTCGGCCTGGATCTCCAGGTACTCGCCGTCGTCGGTGAGGCACTCGATGACCTCGCGGACGTCGTAGGGCTGGGTCGGGGAGTCCGGGATGATGCCGTCGAGCTTGAGGTCGTCGGCGGTGATGTTGTCACCCACGGCGCCCTCGTCGGCGGTGAACTCGTCGTACGGGGCGACGGTGCGGTTGTTCGACGGCAGGAAGCCGACCAGGTCATGCACCCAGTCGAGGGCCTCCTCGTCGGTCTTCGCGGTGAAGTGGGAGTTGCCCGCGGTGGTCATGTGGGTCTGGGCGCCGCCCAGCTCCTCCTGGGTGATCTCCTCACCGGTGACGGTCTTGATGACGTCCGGGCCGGTGACGAACATCTTGGAGGTCTTGTCCACCATGACGACGAAGTCGGTCAGGGCCGGGGAGTAGGCGTTGCCGCCGGCGCAGGCGCCCATGATCACGGAGATCTGCGGGACGACGCCGGAGGCGTGGATGTTCTGGTAGAAGGTGCGGGCGATCATGTCCAGGGACACGGCGCCGTCCTGGATGCGGGCGCCGGCACCCTCGTAGAGGCCGATCAGCGGGCGGCCGGTGGTGACGGCCAGGTCCATGATCTTGATCATCTTCTCGCCGTAGACCTCGCCGAGGGCGCCACCGAAGACGGTGCCGTCCTGGGAGAAGATGCACACCTCGCGGCCGTCGATGGTGCCCCAGCCGGTGACGATGCCGTCGGTGGTCGGGCGCTTCTTGCCCATGCCGAAGTCGGTGGTGCGGTGCTTGGCGAGCATGTCGGTCTCGACGAAGGAGCCCTCGTCGAGGAGGTAGTCGAGGCGCTCACGCGCGGTGAGGCGCTCCTGGGAGTGGACGCGCTCGACGGCCTTCTCACCCATCGGGTAGGTGGCCTCGGCACGGCGACGCTTCAGGTCGGCGATCTTGCCGGCGGTGGTGGTGACGTCGGTCAGCTCGGACAGGTCCGTCAAAGGTGAGGAAATGGTCATGTTTGGGGAGTGTAGACCTCTTTGCGGCTAGTTTCCATAACGAAACCTATGTGATGCCCGTCACTTCTTGCGTTTTCGCAGGTGGCTCTAGTTTTTTCGGCGAAACAACGGCGTGTCGGAAGTGGCGCGTGTGACGGGATAGGCTGGTCCCCGTGACTTCTGCCTCCTTCTCCGCGCGCCTACCCCAGTACGCCCAGGTCCGCTGGGTCGACACCACCGGCTCCACCAACGCCGACCTCCTCGCCGACACCACCGCCCCCGCCTTCTCCGCCCTCGCGGCCGGGGAACAGACCTCCGGCCGGGGCCGCCTCGGCCGCCCGTGGGTCTCCCCCCGCGGGGCGCAGTCCATCATGTCGGTCCTCCTGCGGCCCGGGACCGCCGAACTCGACCGCCTGGGCACCGTGCCGCTGGCCGCGGGGCTGGCGGTCCTCGACGCCGTCCGCGCCGTCGCAGGCGTGCAGGAGGGGCCGGAGCTCAAGTGGCCCAACGACGTCCTGTGGGACGGGCGCAAGCTCTGCGGCATCCTCGCTGAGGGCGCCGGCTTCCCCGAGGACCCCCGCATCGTCGTCGGTCTCGGCGTCAACGTGTCCCTGACGAAGGAGCAGCTGCCCGTGCCCCACGCCACCTCCCTCGCCCTGGAGGGCGTCGACGTGAGCACCGAGGACGTCACCGTCGCCGTCCTGGAGGCGCTCCACCGGCGCCTCACCCAGTGGGCGACCGGGGACCGCAGCCTCATGGACGACTACCGGCGCGAGTGCATCACCATCGGCAAGCCCGTGCGCGTGGAGGCGCCCGGCGGAGACCTCCACGGCACCGTCGCCGACATCGCCCCGGACGGCCGCCTCGACCTGCTCGCCGACGACGGCGACCGGCACCTCATCTCCGCGGGCGACGTCACCCACCTGCGCCGCACCGACGCCCGCTACTAGTAGGGGTAGGATCCGCGCCCATGGCACTGTTCCGACCGGTGGAGGGGGAGGTGGTGCGCGCCGACCTCACGGCGCCGCTGCACACCCTCACCTTCCCGACCCTGGAACTCATCCTCGTCACCGGACTGAGCTGGATGCTCATCGGCTGGCTCGACCAGCCCGGCATGTACACGGACCCGCAGCTGCGCAACGCCGTCCTCGTCGTCTGGCTGCTGCTCGCCTGCTGGCGTTTCGTCCTGCCGCTGCTCAAGGCGCGCCGCCGCCGCTTCGTGGTCACCGACCAGCGCCTCGTGGTCCGCGCGGGGGAGTTCCGTTCCCGCACCGACTCCATCCCCTTCCGCGACATCCGCTCCGTGCAGCGGCGCCGCAGCGGCATCTTCCTGGCCATCAGCGGCTACGACCGGCCCCTCTACTTCCCGGACGTGCCCCGCGCGAAGCGCGTCGCAGCCCTGATCGAGGAGTCCCTGCCCCCGACGCCCACCCGGTACTGGTAGCGGCCCGTCGGCGGAGGAACCGGAGGAAACGGAGGAAACGGAGGAACTTCGGGGAAACACCGGCCGCTGACTATAGTTATGGCCGTGACTGAACCTGCAGGAAACCCGAACGCCCACGTCCCCGGCATGCCTGTCGTCGCCGTCATCGGCGACGGTCAGCTGGCCCGCATGATGCAGACGGAGGCGATCGAGCTCGGCCAGTCGATCCGCCTCCTCGCCGGCGCACCCGACTCCTCCGCCGCCCAGGTCGCGGCGGACGTCGTCCTCGGTGACTACACCGACCTCGACGACCTGCGCACCGCCGTCGCGGGCGCCAGCGTCATGACCTTCGACCACGAGCACGTCCCCACCGAGCACCTGCACCAGCTCATCAGCGAGGGCGTCAACGTCCAGCCGGGCCCCGACGCCCTGGTCAACGCCCAGGACAAGCTCGTCATGCGCGAGAAGCTGCGCTCCATCGGCGCCCCGGTCCCGCCGTTCGCGGCCATCGGGTCCGTCGCCGACGCCCGCGCGTTCTCCGACTCCGTCGACGGCGCCGTCTGCCTCAAGGCCCGCCGCGGCGGCTACGACGGGCACGGCGTGTGGTTCCCGGAGCCCGCGGAACTGGAGTCCCTCGTGCAGGAGCTTCTCGACGCCGGCACCCCCCTCATGGCCGAGAAGAAGGTGGCACTCGTCCGCGAGCTGTCCGCCATGGTCGCCCGCCGCCCCTCCGGCCAGGTCCAGCCGTGGCCGGTCGTGGAATCCGTCCAGACCGACGGCATCTGCACCGAGGCCGTCGCCCCCGCCCCGGACCTGTCCCCGGAACTGGGGCAGCAGGCCCGCGACCTGGCCGTCACCATCGCGCAGGAACTCGGTGTCACGGGCGTCCTGGCCGTGGAGCTCTTCGAGTACCGCGATGAGAACGGCGAGCCGGCCATCGCCGTCAACGAGCTGGCCATGCGCCCCCACAACACCGGCCACTGGACCCAGAACGGCTGTGTGACCAGCCAGTTCGAGCAGCACCTGCGCGCCGTCCTGGACTGGCCGCTGGGGTCTGTCGAGCAGACCGCCCCGGTCACCGTCATGGCGAACGTCCTCGGCGGGCAGACCGACCCGGAGAAGCCGATGGCCGAGCGCATGCTCGACGTCCACGCCCGCTTCCCGCAGGCCAAGATCCACATGTACGGCAAGACGTACCGCGCGGGCCGCAAGATCGGCCACGTGAACATGTCGGGTGAGGATCTGGGACGCGTGCGTCGAGAAGCGAACCTGGCAGCCGACTACCTCGTCAACGCCCGCTGGGCTGACGGCTACACCGCATAAGGAGAACCAATGTCCCCGCTTGTCGGCATCATCATGGGCTCGGATTCGGACTGGCCCACCATCGCCCCCGCCGCCGAGGCGCTCGCCGAGTTCGGCGTGCCCTTCGAGGTCGGCGTCATGTCCGCGCACCGCA of the Corynebacterium humireducens NBRC 106098 = DSM 45392 genome contains:
- a CDS encoding acyl-CoA carboxylase subunit beta: MTISSPLTDLSELTDVTTTAGKIADLKRRRAEATYPMGEKAVERVHSQERLTARERLDYLLDEGSFVETDMLAKHRTTDFGMGKKRPTTDGIVTGWGTIDGREVCIFSQDGTVFGGALGEVYGEKMIKIMDLAVTTGRPLIGLYEGAGARIQDGAVSLDMIARTFYQNIHASGVVPQISVIMGACAGGNAYSPALTDFVVMVDKTSKMFVTGPDVIKTVTGEEITQEELGGAQTHMTTAGNSHFTAKTDEEALDWVHDLVGFLPSNNRTVAPYDEFTADEGAVGDNITADDLKLDGIIPDSPTQPYDVREVIECLTDDGEYLEIQAERAENVVIAFGRIEGQSVGFVANQPSVYAGCLDIDSSEKAARFIRTCDAFNIPIVLLVDVPGFLPGAGQEYGGILRRGAKLLYAYGEATVPKITVTMRKAYGGAYCVMGSKGLGADVNLAWPTAQIAVMGAAGAVGFIYRKELKEATDKGLDVVELAKSFEREYEDHMLNPYKAAERGLIDAVILPSETRGMIARNLRLYKDKNVSRPARKHGNIPL
- a CDS encoding acyl-CoA carboxylase subunit beta; the protein is MTSTSPDLTTTAGRLADLRARLAEAEAPVGTDAVEATHASGRATARERVLALLDDASFVETDALARHRSTQFGLDAERPLTDGVVTGYGTVNGRKVCVFSQDSTVFDGALGEVYGEKIIKVYDLAIKTGVPVIGIHEGAGPRVAEGIVTLSMYSRILSRATTASGLIPQISVITGHTEGMHALPPVFADVVVMVEDGGSLHLAATDVVEKVTGQAATPESLGSAAVHASTSGTAHLTAPTDLEALSLVRDVVGHLPSNNRAEAPRPETETSLEVNDTDRELDSLIPDSDAHTYDMHEVVRRIVDKGELLELQAGYAPNIITALARVEGRAVGVVANQPTDLAGCLDSASAEKAARFIRTCDAFNIPIVEFVDSPGFLPGEDQEHAGVLRRGAKLAYAYAEATVGKVTVITRKAIGPSYVLMGSKDLGADLVFAWPTAEIAVTEAPAAVAALDGKIDEQAYADNHINPYLAAERSLVDAVIEPSTTRPQLIEGLRLLDRKVIQTLPKKHGNIPL
- a CDS encoding PH domain-containing protein, whose amino-acid sequence is MALFRPVEGEVVRADLTAPLHTLTFPTLELILVTGLSWMLIGWLDQPGMYTDPQLRNAVLVVWLLLACWRFVLPLLKARRRRFVVTDQRLVVRAGEFRSRTDSIPFRDIRSVQRRRSGIFLAISGYDRPLYFPDVPRAKRVAALIEESLPPTPTRYW
- a CDS encoding 5-(carboxyamino)imidazole ribonucleotide synthase, translated to MTEPAGNPNAHVPGMPVVAVIGDGQLARMMQTEAIELGQSIRLLAGAPDSSAAQVAADVVLGDYTDLDDLRTAVAGASVMTFDHEHVPTEHLHQLISEGVNVQPGPDALVNAQDKLVMREKLRSIGAPVPPFAAIGSVADARAFSDSVDGAVCLKARRGGYDGHGVWFPEPAELESLVQELLDAGTPLMAEKKVALVRELSAMVARRPSGQVQPWPVVESVQTDGICTEAVAPAPDLSPELGQQARDLAVTIAQELGVTGVLAVELFEYRDENGEPAIAVNELAMRPHNTGHWTQNGCVTSQFEQHLRAVLDWPLGSVEQTAPVTVMANVLGGQTDPEKPMAERMLDVHARFPQAKIHMYGKTYRAGRKIGHVNMSGEDLGRVRREANLAADYLVNARWADGYTA
- a CDS encoding Maf family protein: MRIVLASSSPSRRMILANAGVDPVIQPADVDEDALLASLQDASPADAVAALARAKAHAVAGQFHGDVVIGGDSMLLLDGRLQGKPHTEEATVERWREQAGKVAQLLTGHCIVHRGEEFVETTSTTVHFAAASEADIRAYAASGEPWQCAGAFTLEALGGWFIDRIEGDPSSVIGLSLPTVRRALYRFGLDASAFWRS
- a CDS encoding acyl-CoA carboxylase subunit epsilon; amino-acid sequence: MTTTTAAKPLFRVLKGNPDATELAALTAVLTALAKKRPDEESGERNLWGRPEDRLQRTTLYNPNAFRNVTFY
- a CDS encoding biotin--[acetyl-CoA-carboxylase] ligase, yielding MTSASFSARLPQYAQVRWVDTTGSTNADLLADTTAPAFSALAAGEQTSGRGRLGRPWVSPRGAQSIMSVLLRPGTAELDRLGTVPLAAGLAVLDAVRAVAGVQEGPELKWPNDVLWDGRKLCGILAEGAGFPEDPRIVVGLGVNVSLTKEQLPVPHATSLALEGVDVSTEDVTVAVLEALHRRLTQWATGDRSLMDDYRRECITIGKPVRVEAPGGDLHGTVADIAPDGRLDLLADDGDRHLISAGDVTHLRRTDARY